The following are from one region of the Lacinutrix sp. Bg11-31 genome:
- the pyrR gene encoding bifunctional pyr operon transcriptional regulator/uracil phosphoribosyltransferase PyrR, protein MSQKVLLNATTINIILHRLACQLIENHKDFSNTVLIGIQPRGKYLANRLAEMLRAEYKIKDLQLGQLDITFYRDDFRRGDKIHEANSTEIDFIVEDKNVVFIDDVLYTGRSIRAALTAIQSFGRPNEIELLTLIDRRFSRHLPIQPNYRGRQVDAINEEKVKVSWKENDGEDAVYLVNS, encoded by the coding sequence ATGAGTCAGAAAGTGCTACTTAATGCAACCACTATTAACATCATTCTTCATAGATTGGCTTGCCAATTAATTGAAAACCACAAAGACTTTTCTAATACCGTTTTAATAGGCATCCAACCAAGAGGCAAGTATTTAGCTAATCGTTTAGCCGAAATGCTAAGAGCCGAATACAAGATTAAAGACTTACAATTAGGACAATTAGATATTACTTTTTATCGCGACGATTTTAGACGAGGCGATAAAATACACGAAGCCAATTCTACAGAAATAGATTTTATAGTTGAAGATAAAAATGTTGTTTTTATTGACGATGTTTTATATACAGGACGAAGTATTCGTGCTGCATTAACAGCAATACAATCTTTTGGAAGACCAAATGAAATAGAATTATTAACTTTAATAGATAGACGTTTTAGTAGACATTTACCAATACAGCCAAATTATAGAGGCAGACAAGTAGATGCTATAAACGAAGAAAAGGTAAAGGTAAGCTGGAAAGAGAATGATGGAGAAGATGCTGTTTATTTAGTAAATAGTTAG